A single Tenacibaculum sp. Bg11-29 DNA region contains:
- a CDS encoding GSCFA domain-containing protein: MNFQTKISLKKQQLNQINYDSKLLLLGSCFSENIGEKLSYYKFQSAVNPFGILFHPKAIENLVLDAINEKVYTDDDLFFHNERWHCFNVHSKLSSTDKNKITNSLNNANNNTYKQLKNATHIIITLGTSWVYRFIETDSLVANCHKIPQKKFLKEILSINEITASIEIIISLIKSVNKNVNILFTVSPVRHLKDGFIENQRSKSHLLSAIHNIIEPRENTYYFPSYEIMMDELRDYRFYAEDMIHPNKTAINYIWDKFFTSWTSEETQQTMSKVAIIQKGLTHRSFNPTSEAHLKFLNNLQQKKETLVKAFPFMKF; this comes from the coding sequence ATGAATTTTCAAACTAAAATCTCTTTAAAAAAACAACAACTAAATCAAATTAACTATGATTCTAAGTTACTATTACTAGGTTCTTGTTTTTCAGAAAATATAGGGGAAAAATTATCTTATTATAAATTTCAATCAGCGGTAAATCCATTTGGTATTTTATTTCACCCAAAAGCTATTGAAAACTTAGTATTAGATGCAATAAATGAAAAAGTATACACAGATGATGATCTTTTTTTTCACAACGAACGCTGGCATTGTTTTAACGTACATTCTAAGCTAAGTTCTACTGATAAAAATAAAATCACAAACAGTTTAAATAACGCCAACAATAACACTTACAAGCAATTAAAAAACGCAACACACATTATAATAACACTAGGTACTTCTTGGGTTTATAGATTTATCGAAACTGATAGCCTAGTTGCTAACTGCCATAAAATTCCTCAGAAAAAATTCTTAAAAGAAATTTTATCCATAAACGAAATTACTGCATCTATAGAAATCATTATTTCGCTCATAAAATCAGTAAATAAAAATGTAAATATACTTTTCACCGTCTCTCCCGTTAGACATCTAAAAGATGGTTTCATTGAAAATCAACGAAGTAAATCTCATTTACTTTCAGCTATTCACAATATAATAGAGCCTAGAGAAAACACCTACTACTTTCCTTCTTATGAAATTATGATGGATGAATTACGAGATTACCGTTTTTACGCTGAAGATATGATTCACCCAAATAAAACTGCTATTAATTATATTTGGGATAAATTCTTTACTTCTTGGACATCTGAAGAAACTCAACAAACAATGAGCAAAGTAGCAATAATTCAAAAAGGATTAACACATCGTTCTTTTAACCCTACATCCGAAGCTCATTTAAAGTTTCTAAACAATCTTCAACAAAAAAAGGAAACACTTGTTAAAGCATTTCCTTTTATGAAATTTTAA
- a CDS encoding rhodanese-like domain-containing protein, with product MTNEIQEYLSKGAVVLDVRTLPEWNEGHSEGAKHIVLTVIPSSVEEVKSWDKPVIAVCKSGGRSGQAAEFLSSHGIDVINGGPWQNVDQYLAK from the coding sequence ATGACAAACGAAATACAAGAATATTTAAGTAAAGGAGCTGTAGTTTTAGATGTGCGTACTTTACCAGAGTGGAATGAAGGGCATTCTGAAGGTGCAAAACATATTGTTTTAACGGTTATACCTTCAAGTGTAGAAGAAGTTAAATCTTGGGATAAACCAGTAATTGCTGTTTGTAAAAGTGGAGGAAGAAGTGGTCAGGCAGCAGAGTTTTTATCAAGTCATGGAATTGATGTGATTAACGGTGGACCTTGGCAAAATGTAGATCAATACTTGGCAAAATAA
- a CDS encoding aromatic amino acid hydroxylase translates to MESHFELNEITKKLPKHLHKFVVKQPYNEYTAQNQAVWRYVMRMNVDYLGKVAHASYLKGLEKTGVSVEDIPYMAGMNRILKDIGWAAVSVDGFIPPNAFMEFQAYNVLVIASDMRTINHIEYTPAPDIIHEAAGHAPIIANPEYSEYLRRFGEIGSKAISSSKDYEMYEAIRLLSILKENPNSTQKEIDDAQEKVEWLQDNMGELSEMAQIRNLHWWTVEYGLIGAVDEPKIYGAGLLSSIGESMGCMKEEVKKVPYCIEAATVSFDITKPQPQLFVTPNFAYLSLVLNEFANTMALRTGGLKGVHKLIDSKNLGTVELSTGVQISGAFTNVIEDKKGKVAYIQTTGPTALSNRDKELIGHGIRYHAEGFGSPVGKLKGINLHIEDMSPRDLKAYGIYEGEEMMLEFESGVIVNGKVITGTRDLRGKILIVSLKDCTVTYKEQVLFRPEWGIYDMAIGKELVSAYSGPADVDSFGDLGKVSETKTDKIQYTESDNKLYVMYDDVRRSRVEKAVTEEKVVIIFKTLKSEYATDWLLPLELFELALANNYSIKNELKNYLEELKSNKSYKALIENGLNLLTQ, encoded by the coding sequence ATGGAATCTCATTTTGAATTAAATGAAATCACGAAGAAACTACCTAAGCATTTACATAAATTCGTAGTAAAGCAGCCTTATAACGAGTATACAGCACAAAACCAAGCGGTTTGGCGTTATGTAATGCGTATGAATGTTGATTATTTAGGTAAAGTAGCACACGCTTCTTACTTAAAAGGATTAGAGAAAACAGGTGTTTCTGTTGAGGATATCCCATATATGGCAGGTATGAACCGTATTTTAAAAGATATTGGTTGGGCTGCGGTTTCGGTAGATGGTTTTATTCCGCCAAATGCATTTATGGAGTTCCAAGCCTATAATGTATTGGTAATTGCTTCAGATATGCGTACCATAAATCATATAGAATATACACCAGCACCAGATATTATTCATGAAGCTGCAGGTCATGCCCCAATTATAGCAAACCCTGAGTATTCTGAGTATTTACGTCGATTTGGTGAAATAGGATCTAAAGCAATTTCATCATCGAAAGATTATGAAATGTATGAAGCTATTCGGTTATTATCTATTTTAAAAGAGAATCCAAATTCAACTCAAAAAGAAATTGATGATGCACAAGAAAAAGTAGAATGGTTGCAAGATAATATGGGAGAATTGTCAGAAATGGCACAAATAAGAAACTTGCATTGGTGGACTGTTGAATATGGTTTGATAGGAGCTGTTGATGAACCTAAGATATATGGAGCTGGGTTACTTTCATCTATAGGAGAGAGTATGGGGTGTATGAAAGAGGAGGTTAAAAAGGTGCCTTATTGTATTGAAGCAGCAACGGTTAGTTTTGATATTACAAAACCACAACCTCAATTATTTGTAACACCAAACTTTGCGTATTTAAGCTTGGTTTTAAATGAATTTGCAAATACGATGGCGCTTAGAACAGGAGGACTAAAAGGTGTTCATAAATTAATAGATTCTAAAAATTTAGGAACTGTAGAATTAAGTACTGGAGTGCAAATTTCGGGTGCTTTTACTAATGTAATAGAAGATAAAAAAGGAAAAGTAGCTTATATACAAACTACAGGGCCAACAGCTTTATCTAATAGAGATAAAGAGTTAATAGGTCATGGTATTAGGTATCATGCAGAAGGTTTTGGTAGTCCAGTAGGAAAGTTAAAAGGGATTAATCTGCATATTGAAGATATGAGTCCACGAGATTTAAAAGCCTACGGAATTTATGAAGGCGAAGAAATGATGTTGGAGTTTGAGAGTGGAGTAATTGTTAACGGAAAGGTAATAACGGGTACTCGTGATTTAAGGGGGAAAATTTTAATAGTCTCTTTAAAAGATTGTACAGTTACCTATAAAGAGCAAGTATTGTTTAGACCAGAGTGGGGTATTTATGATATGGCAATAGGTAAAGAATTGGTGTCGGCTTATTCTGGACCTGCGGATGTAGATTCATTTGGTGATTTAGGAAAAGTTTCAGAAACAAAAACAGATAAAATTCAGTATACAGAATCAGATAACAAGTTGTATGTAATGTATGATGATGTTAGAAGAAGTAGAGTAGAGAAAGCGGTTACTGAAGAGAAGGTCGTAATTATTTTTAAAACTTTAAAAAGTGAATATGCTACTGATTGGTTGTTGCCCTTAGAATTATTTGAATTAGCTTTGGCTAATAACTATTCAATTAAAAACGAACTGAAAAATTATTTAGAAGAGTTAAAAAGTAACAAGAGTTACAAAGCTTTAATTGAAAACGGTTTAAATTTGCTGACTCAATAA
- a CDS encoding M48 family metalloprotease: MRNRGNLKIRFLIGAAIALFALVKYCSNAETNPYTGKKQHISISPKQEIAIGLSSAPQMAQQHGGLHPSQKYQDLVDKIGAKLLRNSIAKESGYPFDFHLLKDERSINAFALPGGQVFITFALFSKLKNEDQLAGVLGHEIGHVIGRHSAARMAKQDLTQGLLSGASVGFDPSTAQGMASIANVINMKYGRGDELESDDLGVKLMVDAGYNPESLIGVMKILKQAAGPNRTPEFQSTHPDPENRIEKIKEAIRKYRK, translated from the coding sequence ATGAGAAATCGCGGAAATTTAAAAATTAGGTTTTTAATTGGTGCAGCAATTGCATTGTTCGCTTTGGTAAAGTATTGTTCTAACGCAGAAACAAACCCTTACACAGGTAAAAAGCAACATATTTCTATTTCACCAAAACAAGAAATTGCAATTGGTTTAAGTAGTGCTCCACAAATGGCACAACAGCATGGTGGATTACACCCTAGTCAGAAGTACCAGGATTTGGTAGATAAAATTGGCGCAAAATTATTAAGAAATAGTATTGCTAAAGAATCTGGCTATCCTTTTGATTTTCATTTACTGAAAGACGAAAGATCAATTAATGCATTTGCTTTACCTGGCGGACAAGTATTTATCACCTTTGCGTTGTTTTCGAAATTAAAAAATGAAGATCAATTAGCGGGCGTTTTAGGTCATGAAATTGGTCATGTTATCGGTCGTCACTCTGCCGCCCGTATGGCCAAACAAGATTTAACACAGGGTTTACTCTCAGGAGCCTCTGTTGGGTTTGACCCTAGTACCGCCCAAGGAATGGCTTCTATAGCTAATGTAATTAACATGAAATATGGTAGAGGTGATGAATTAGAGAGTGATGATTTAGGTGTTAAATTAATGGTAGATGCAGGCTATAACCCTGAAAGTTTAATTGGCGTCATGAAAATTTTAAAACAAGCAGCAGGTCCAAATAGAACACCTGAATTTCAAAGCACACACCCAGATCCTGAAAATAGAATTGAAAAAATTAAAGAAGCTATTCGTAAGTATCGTAAATAA